The following coding sequences lie in one Aquabacterium olei genomic window:
- a CDS encoding undecaprenyl-diphosphate phosphatase has protein sequence MGIVEGLTEFLPISSTGHLILAGSLLDFGHSAGADKAKVFDIAIQTGAIFAVVLVYWQRVKDTVTGLTSEPKAQRFALNVLIGFVPAIILGLLLGKAIKTHLFTPTVVAITFIAGGLLILLAERMALSRPAPRVQTVDDLTPMDALKVGLVQCLALVPGTSRSGASIIGGMMLGLSRKAATDYSFFLGIPTLMGAGVYSLYKERHLLSLADLPLFGTGLVFAFLSAWVCVRWLIRYVSSHNFNPFAWYRIAFGIVILVTAHFGWVTWAE, from the coding sequence ATGGGCATCGTGGAAGGGCTCACCGAGTTCCTGCCCATTTCCAGCACCGGACACCTCATCCTGGCCGGCTCGCTGCTCGACTTCGGCCACAGCGCCGGCGCCGACAAGGCCAAGGTGTTCGACATCGCCATCCAGACCGGCGCCATCTTTGCCGTGGTGCTGGTGTACTGGCAGCGCGTGAAGGACACGGTCACCGGCCTCACGAGCGAGCCGAAGGCGCAGCGCTTTGCGCTCAACGTGCTGATCGGCTTCGTGCCGGCCATCATCCTGGGGCTGCTGCTCGGCAAGGCGATCAAGACGCATCTGTTCACGCCCACGGTGGTGGCCATCACCTTCATTGCGGGCGGCCTCCTGATCCTGCTGGCTGAGCGCATGGCGCTGAGCCGCCCTGCCCCGCGCGTGCAGACGGTGGACGATCTGACCCCGATGGACGCGCTGAAGGTGGGCCTGGTGCAGTGCCTGGCGCTGGTGCCGGGCACGAGCCGCTCGGGCGCGTCGATCATCGGCGGGATGATGCTGGGCCTGTCGCGCAAGGCAGCCACCGACTACAGCTTCTTCCTGGGCATCCCGACGCTGATGGGGGCGGGCGTCTACAGCCTGTACAAGGAGCGGCACCTGCTGTCGCTGGCCGATCTGCCGCTGTTCGGCACCGGCCTGGTGTTTGCCTTCCTGTCGGCCTGGGTGTGCGTGCGCTGGCTGATCCGCTATGTGTCCAGTCACAACTTCAATCCGTTTGCCTGGTACCGCATCGCCTTCGGCATCGTCATTCTGGTGACGGCGCACTTCGGCTGGGTGACCTGGGCCGAGTGA
- the msrB gene encoding peptide-methionine (R)-S-oxide reductase MsrB, which yields MSDDYQVKKTDAEWRAQLAPLDYEVTRHAATERAFTGRYWDHFAEGQYKCVCCGVTLFESETKFDAGCGWPSYWQPTEQARVERVLDTSHGMTRVEVRCQNCGAHLGHVFDDGPAPTGERFCINSAALDFEPRQP from the coding sequence ATGAGCGACGACTACCAGGTCAAGAAAACCGATGCCGAGTGGCGGGCCCAGCTGGCGCCGCTCGATTACGAGGTCACCCGCCATGCGGCCACCGAGCGGGCGTTCACCGGCCGCTACTGGGATCACTTCGCTGAAGGGCAGTACAAATGCGTGTGCTGCGGTGTCACGCTGTTCGAATCGGAAACGAAATTCGACGCAGGCTGCGGCTGGCCCAGTTACTGGCAGCCTACCGAACAGGCCCGGGTCGAGCGCGTGCTCGACACCAGCCACGGCATGACCCGGGTGGAGGTGCGTTGTCAGAACTGCGGCGCCCACCTGGGGCATGTGTTCGATGACGGGCCGGCCCCCACGGGTGAACGCTTCTGCATCAATTCCGCCGCGCTAGACTTCGAGCCGCGCCAGCCCTGA
- a CDS encoding septation protein A has product MKILFDLLPIILFFIAFKWGEGHREQAAAWMTQYLGFAVSGGAVGPTEAPTLLATVVVIVVTLLQVVVLKALRKPVDRMLWIGLGIVVVLGGLTLWFHDETFIKWKPTAIYWVMGAGLFITEVVLGKKMLNQMMGGQIQVPDAVWRRLGWAWVAFFAGMGVLNLYVAFNFPTDIWVSFKLWGSLGLTLVFTLLQGVYLSRHMPAEATDKAAS; this is encoded by the coding sequence ATGAAAATCCTGTTCGACCTGCTCCCCATCATCCTGTTCTTCATCGCCTTCAAGTGGGGCGAAGGCCATCGGGAGCAGGCCGCGGCATGGATGACGCAGTACCTGGGCTTTGCCGTGTCCGGCGGCGCCGTGGGGCCCACGGAGGCCCCCACCTTGCTGGCCACCGTGGTCGTCATCGTGGTGACGCTGCTGCAGGTGGTGGTGCTGAAGGCCCTGCGCAAGCCAGTGGACCGCATGCTGTGGATCGGCCTGGGCATCGTCGTGGTGCTGGGCGGGCTGACCCTCTGGTTCCACGACGAGACCTTCATCAAGTGGAAGCCGACCGCGATCTACTGGGTGATGGGTGCCGGCCTGTTCATCACCGAGGTGGTGCTGGGCAAAAAGATGCTCAATCAGATGATGGGCGGCCAGATCCAGGTGCCGGATGCCGTCTGGCGTCGACTGGGCTGGGCCTGGGTGGCTTTCTTTGCCGGCATGGGCGTGCTGAACCTGTACGTGGCCTTCAACTTCCCGACCGACATCTGGGTGAGCTTCAAGCTCTGGGGCAGCCTCGGCCTGACGCTGGTGTTCACGCTGCTGCAAGGGGTCTACCTGAGTCGCCACATGCCGGCCGAGGCCACCGACAAGGCCGCGTCCTGA
- a CDS encoding BolA family protein — translation MSQDNAFPVTAEQIEAVLRAALEPESLQVVDDSLAHAGHAGSSGASSGTHFTVQVKARCFNGLSHVQRHRLVYDALRNLIAHGIHALAIKAEPV, via the coding sequence ATGAGCCAAGACAACGCCTTTCCCGTGACCGCCGAGCAGATCGAGGCCGTGCTGCGCGCCGCCCTCGAGCCCGAATCCCTTCAGGTGGTGGACGATTCCCTCGCGCACGCCGGCCATGCGGGCTCCAGCGGGGCGTCCAGCGGCACGCATTTCACGGTGCAGGTAAAGGCGCGTTGCTTCAACGGACTGTCTCACGTTCAACGCCACCGCCTTGTGTATGATGCCCTGCGCAATCTGATCGCCCATGGGATTCACGCTCTGGCGATCAAGGCCGAGCCCGTCTGA
- a CDS encoding peptidylprolyl isomerase, whose product MKTSRIAKAAALAASLTLAAPLVFAQNIAIVNGKAVPKARAEAMIEQILKQPQQPGQPPQERSPELEQKVKDEVVLREIFIQEAERRGLQGSADYKAQMELARQSILIRALFQDFEKKNKPDEAEAKAEYDKIKAANGGQEYRARHILVEKEDEAKALIAQIKGGAKFEDLAKKNSKDPGSAENGGDLDWANPGNYVPEFSQAMTKLQKGQVTDSPVKSQFGFHIIKLEDVRTAQFPSFDEVKGQLMQRQAQAKLAKFRDDLRAKAKTDYKFSE is encoded by the coding sequence ATGAAGACCTCTCGTATCGCCAAGGCTGCCGCGCTGGCTGCATCGCTCACGCTGGCCGCCCCGCTGGTGTTCGCGCAAAACATCGCCATCGTCAATGGCAAGGCTGTGCCCAAGGCGCGTGCCGAGGCCATGATCGAACAGATCCTGAAGCAACCCCAGCAGCCCGGCCAGCCTCCGCAAGAGCGTTCGCCCGAGCTGGAGCAGAAGGTCAAGGACGAAGTCGTGCTGCGCGAGATCTTCATCCAGGAAGCCGAGCGCCGCGGTCTGCAGGGTTCGGCCGACTACAAGGCCCAGATGGAACTGGCGCGCCAGTCCATCCTGATCCGTGCCCTGTTCCAGGACTTCGAGAAGAAGAACAAGCCGGACGAAGCTGAAGCCAAGGCCGAGTACGACAAGATCAAGGCCGCCAACGGTGGCCAGGAATACCGTGCTCGCCACATCCTGGTCGAGAAGGAAGACGAGGCCAAGGCCCTGATCGCACAGATCAAGGGCGGCGCCAAGTTCGAAGACCTGGCCAAGAAGAACTCGAAGGATCCGGGCTCGGCTGAAAACGGTGGCGATCTGGACTGGGCGAACCCCGGCAACTACGTGCCCGAGTTCTCGCAGGCCATGACCAAGCTGCAGAAGGGCCAGGTCACCGACTCCCCGGTGAAGTCGCAGTTCGGCTTCCACATCATCAAGCTGGAAGACGTGCGCACCGCCCAGTTCCCGTCGTTCGACGAGGTCAAGGGCCAGCTGATGCAGCGTCAGGCCCAGGCCAAGCTGGCGAAGTTCCGCGACGATCTGCGCGCCAAGGCCAAGACCGACTACAAGTTCAGCGAGTGA
- the trmB gene encoding tRNA (guanosine(46)-N7)-methyltransferase TrmB gives MSSSDPTLPASADEAQPAADAASERPEHPRTIRSYVMRAGRTTEGQARALSELGPRFVLPFAQQPLDLAAAFGRTAPVVFEIGFGMGDATAKIAQTLPDTDFIGCEVHEPGVGALLKQIGERGLTNLRIVQHDAVEVLEHMIRPGSLAGVHIFFPDPWHKKRHHKRRLIQPPFVAKLVQHLTPGGYLHCATDWEPYAQQMLEVLSAEPTLENTAQGYAEKPAYRPLTKFENRGLRLGHGVWDLVFRKRG, from the coding sequence ATGTCTTCCAGTGATCCCACCCTGCCCGCCTCGGCCGACGAGGCCCAGCCCGCCGCCGACGCGGCCAGCGAGCGCCCTGAACATCCCCGCACCATCCGGAGCTACGTGATGCGCGCCGGACGCACCACGGAGGGCCAGGCACGCGCCTTGAGCGAACTGGGCCCGCGCTTCGTGCTGCCTTTCGCACAGCAACCGCTGGATCTGGCTGCAGCGTTCGGCCGCACGGCACCGGTGGTGTTCGAGATCGGCTTCGGGATGGGTGACGCCACGGCCAAGATCGCCCAGACCCTGCCCGACACCGACTTCATCGGCTGCGAGGTGCATGAACCCGGCGTGGGCGCCCTGCTCAAGCAGATCGGCGAACGGGGGCTGACCAACCTGCGCATCGTTCAGCACGATGCCGTGGAGGTGCTGGAACACATGATCCGCCCCGGCTCGCTGGCCGGCGTCCACATCTTCTTCCCTGATCCGTGGCACAAGAAGCGCCACCACAAGCGCCGCCTCATCCAGCCGCCGTTCGTGGCGAAACTCGTGCAGCACCTGACCCCAGGCGGCTACCTGCACTGCGCCACAGACTGGGAACCCTATGCCCAGCAGATGCTGGAAGTGCTGTCGGCCGAGCCCACCCTGGAAAACACGGCGCAAGGCTACGCCGAGAAGCCGGCCTACCGCCCGCTGACCAAGTTCGAAAACCGCGGCCTGCGCCTGGGCCACGGCGTGTGGGACCTGGTCTTCCGCAAGCGGGGTTGA
- a CDS encoding NAD-dependent succinate-semialdehyde dehydrogenase: protein MDAIASPLASLQDPTLLKTQALVNGQWVDGSSRFAVHDPATGALLAEVANLGAAETEHAIAAANAAWPAWRALTAKARGAILMKWFHLLHQHADDLARIMTAEQGKPLAESRGEVGYGASFIEWFAEEARRAYGETIPTTDPTKRYLVVRQPVGVCAAITPWNFPIAMITRKVAPALAAGCPVVIKPAEATPLSALAVAELALRAGMPDGVLNVITADAQRSIEVGKVLCASDTVRHLSFTGSTEVGRILMQQCAPTVKKLSLELGGNAPFIVFDDADLDAAVEGALVSKYRNAGQTCVCANRLYAQAGIYEAFVEKLAARVAEMKVGNGFEPGVVQGPLIDAEALNKVETLMGDALAKGARVLTGGARASVAGGAFYQPTVLANVDASMRMAREEIFGPVAPVFRFESEADAVRMANDTEFGLASYFYSRDVGRIFRVSEALEYGMVGVNTGLISTCEVPFGGVKQSGLGREGARQGLDDYLETKYVCLGGLDR from the coding sequence ATGGATGCCATCGCCTCGCCCCTGGCCTCACTGCAAGACCCGACGCTGCTGAAGACCCAGGCCCTCGTCAACGGCCAGTGGGTGGACGGCTCCAGCCGCTTCGCCGTGCACGACCCGGCCACGGGCGCCCTGCTGGCGGAGGTGGCCAACCTCGGGGCCGCGGAGACCGAGCACGCGATCGCCGCGGCCAACGCGGCCTGGCCGGCCTGGCGCGCCCTGACGGCCAAGGCCCGGGGCGCCATCCTGATGAAGTGGTTTCACCTGCTGCACCAGCACGCCGACGACCTGGCCCGCATCATGACCGCCGAACAGGGCAAGCCCCTCGCCGAGTCGCGCGGTGAGGTGGGCTACGGCGCCTCGTTCATCGAGTGGTTTGCCGAAGAGGCCCGCCGCGCCTACGGCGAGACCATCCCGACCACCGACCCGACCAAGCGCTATCTGGTGGTGCGCCAGCCCGTGGGCGTGTGCGCGGCCATCACACCGTGGAACTTCCCGATTGCGATGATCACGCGCAAGGTGGCCCCGGCCCTGGCAGCCGGCTGCCCGGTGGTGATCAAGCCGGCCGAGGCGACCCCGCTCTCGGCCCTGGCGGTGGCCGAGCTCGCCTTGCGCGCGGGGATGCCGGATGGCGTGCTGAACGTGATCACGGCCGATGCGCAGCGCTCGATCGAGGTCGGCAAGGTGCTGTGCGCGAGCGACACGGTGCGGCACCTGTCGTTCACCGGCTCCACCGAGGTGGGCCGCATCCTGATGCAGCAGTGCGCCCCCACCGTCAAGAAGCTGTCGCTGGAGCTGGGCGGCAATGCGCCCTTCATCGTGTTCGACGACGCCGACCTGGATGCCGCCGTGGAAGGTGCGCTGGTCAGCAAGTACCGCAACGCCGGCCAGACCTGCGTGTGCGCCAACCGGCTGTACGCCCAGGCCGGCATCTACGAGGCCTTTGTCGAAAAGCTGGCCGCGCGGGTGGCCGAGATGAAGGTGGGCAATGGCTTCGAGCCCGGCGTGGTCCAGGGCCCGCTGATCGACGCCGAAGCGCTGAACAAGGTCGAAACGCTGATGGGCGATGCCCTGGCCAAGGGTGCGCGCGTGCTGACCGGCGGGGCGCGGGCCAGCGTCGCGGGGGGCGCGTTCTACCAGCCCACCGTGCTGGCCAATGTGGATGCCAGCATGCGGATGGCGCGTGAAGAGATCTTCGGGCCGGTGGCGCCGGTCTTCCGCTTCGAGAGCGAAGCCGATGCCGTCCGCATGGCGAATGACACGGAGTTCGGGCTGGCGAGCTACTTCTACAGCCGCGACGTGGGCCGCATCTTCCGGGTCAGCGAGGCGCTGGAGTACGGCATGGTGGGCGTCAACACGGGGTTGATCTCGACGTGCGAAGTGCCGTTTGGCGGGGTCAAGCAGTCAGGGCTTGGGCGTGAAGGCGCGCGCCAGGGGCTGGATGACTACCTGGAGACCAAGTACGTGTGCCTGGGCGGGCTGGATCGCTGA
- the alaS gene encoding alanine--tRNA ligase, producing MKAAQIRSTFLKYFESKGHTIVASSPVVPGDDPTLLFTNAGMNQFKDVFLGFDKRPYTRATTSQKCIRAGGKHNDLDNVGYTARHHTFFEMLGNFSFGDYFKKDAISYAWELLTEHFKLPKDKLWVTVYQEDDEAYEIWNKVVGVPAERIVRIGDNKGGRYMSDNFWMMGDTGPCGPCTEIFFDHGPEIAGGPPGSPDEDGDRYIEIWNNVFMQFNRTEDGVMHPLPKPSVDTGMGLERIATVLQGKHSNYEIDLFQNLLAAAREAVTASGGEGFDPNSPSLKVIADHIRACSFTVADGVIPSNEGRGYVLRRITRRAIRHGYKLGARTPFFHKLVAALVAEMGEAYPELRANEKRITEVLKTEEERFFQTIANGMEILEGALATGAKVIDGETAFKLHDTYGFPVDLTADVCRERDVTVDQAGFDAAMARQREQARAAGKFKMAAGLEYSGAATTFHGYDHLAREAATVTAIYVDGASVQQANAGDDAVIVLDHTPFYAESGGQCGDSGDMRNATSRFVVEDTLKIQADVFGHHGRVVEGAVKVGDTLNAKVDAELRAKTVRNHSATHLMHKALREVLGEHVQQKGSQVTPDRTRFDFSHGQPLTDEEIREIEALVNAEILANADAQAQVMALDDAQKSGAMMLFGEKYGETVRVLSIGSSKELCGGTHVKRTGDIGLFKIVAEGGVAAGVRRVEAITGDNALAYTQKLESTVNGLAALLKATPHDVPARVAASQDQIRALEKEIAALKGKLASAQGDELVAQAVDIKGVKVLAARLEGADAATLRNTMDQLKNKLKTAAIVLAAVDGAKVQLAAGVTADTTAKVKAGELVNFVAQQVGGKGGGKPDMAMAGGTDAAALPQALAGVQAWVADRL from the coding sequence ATGAAAGCCGCCCAGATCCGTTCGACCTTCCTGAAGTACTTCGAGTCCAAAGGCCACACCATCGTCGCGTCCAGCCCCGTGGTGCCCGGTGACGACCCGACCCTGCTGTTCACGAACGCGGGCATGAACCAGTTCAAGGACGTGTTCCTGGGCTTTGACAAGCGGCCGTACACGCGCGCCACCACGTCGCAGAAGTGCATCCGCGCCGGCGGCAAGCACAACGATCTGGACAACGTCGGGTACACCGCGCGGCATCACACCTTCTTCGAGATGCTGGGCAACTTCTCGTTTGGCGATTACTTCAAGAAGGACGCCATCAGTTACGCCTGGGAGCTGCTGACCGAGCACTTCAAGCTCCCGAAGGACAAGCTGTGGGTCACCGTCTACCAGGAAGACGACGAGGCCTACGAGATCTGGAACAAGGTGGTGGGCGTGCCCGCCGAGCGCATCGTGCGCATCGGCGACAACAAGGGCGGCCGCTACATGTCCGACAACTTCTGGATGATGGGCGACACCGGCCCCTGCGGCCCGTGCACCGAGATCTTCTTCGACCACGGTCCCGAGATCGCCGGCGGCCCCCCGGGCAGCCCGGACGAAGACGGCGACCGCTACATCGAGATCTGGAACAACGTCTTCATGCAGTTCAACCGCACCGAAGACGGCGTGATGCACCCGCTGCCCAAGCCCTCGGTGGACACCGGCATGGGCCTGGAGCGCATCGCCACGGTGCTGCAGGGCAAGCACAGCAACTACGAGATCGACCTGTTCCAGAACCTGTTGGCCGCAGCCCGCGAGGCCGTCACGGCGTCGGGCGGCGAGGGCTTCGACCCCAACAGCCCGTCGCTCAAGGTGATCGCCGACCACATCCGCGCCTGCTCGTTCACGGTGGCCGATGGCGTCATCCCCAGCAACGAAGGCCGCGGCTACGTGCTGCGCCGCATCACGCGCCGTGCCATCCGCCACGGCTACAAGCTGGGCGCCCGCACCCCGTTCTTCCACAAGCTGGTCGCGGCCCTGGTGGCCGAGATGGGCGAGGCCTATCCCGAGCTGCGCGCCAATGAAAAGCGCATCACTGAGGTCCTGAAGACCGAGGAAGAGCGCTTCTTCCAGACCATTGCCAACGGCATGGAAATCCTGGAAGGCGCCCTGGCCACGGGTGCCAAGGTCATCGATGGCGAAACCGCCTTCAAGCTGCACGACACCTACGGCTTCCCGGTCGACCTGACCGCCGACGTCTGCCGCGAGCGCGACGTCACCGTCGACCAGGCCGGCTTCGATGCCGCCATGGCCCGCCAGCGCGAGCAGGCCCGTGCGGCCGGCAAGTTCAAGATGGCCGCCGGGCTGGAGTACAGCGGCGCTGCCACCACCTTCCACGGCTACGACCACTTGGCCCGCGAAGCCGCCACCGTGACCGCCATCTACGTCGACGGTGCATCGGTGCAGCAGGCCAATGCCGGCGACGACGCCGTGATCGTGCTGGACCACACGCCGTTCTACGCCGAAAGCGGCGGTCAGTGCGGCGACAGCGGCGACATGCGCAACGCCACCAGCCGCTTCGTGGTGGAGGACACGCTCAAGATCCAGGCTGATGTGTTCGGTCACCACGGCCGCGTGGTCGAAGGCGCCGTCAAGGTGGGTGACACCCTCAACGCCAAGGTCGATGCCGAGTTGCGTGCCAAGACGGTGCGCAACCACAGCGCCACCCACCTGATGCACAAGGCCCTGCGCGAGGTGCTGGGTGAGCACGTGCAGCAGAAGGGCTCACAGGTCACCCCGGACCGCACCCGCTTCGACTTCTCGCACGGCCAGCCGCTGACCGACGAGGAGATCCGCGAGATCGAAGCCCTGGTCAACGCCGAGATCCTGGCCAACGCCGACGCGCAGGCCCAGGTCATGGCCCTGGACGACGCCCAGAAGAGCGGCGCCATGATGCTGTTCGGCGAGAAGTACGGCGAGACCGTGCGTGTGCTGAGCATCGGCTCCTCGAAGGAGTTGTGTGGCGGCACCCACGTCAAGCGCACGGGCGACATCGGCCTGTTCAAGATCGTGGCCGAAGGCGGTGTGGCCGCCGGCGTGCGCCGCGTGGAAGCCATCACCGGCGACAACGCCCTGGCCTACACGCAGAAGCTGGAAAGCACGGTCAACGGGCTGGCTGCCTTGCTGAAGGCCACGCCGCATGACGTGCCGGCCCGCGTGGCCGCCTCGCAGGACCAGATCCGCGCGCTCGAGAAGGAGATCGCAGCGCTCAAGGGCAAGCTGGCTTCCGCCCAGGGGGACGAACTGGTGGCCCAGGCGGTCGACATCAAGGGCGTGAAGGTGCTGGCGGCCCGCCTGGAAGGCGCTGACGCCGCCACGCTGCGCAACACCATGGACCAGCTCAAGAACAAGCTGAAGACGGCCGCCATCGTGCTCGCAGCGGTGGACGGCGCCAAGGTGCAGCTGGCTGCCGGCGTGACGGCCGACACGACGGCCAAGGTCAAGGCCGGCGAGCTGGTCAACTTCGTCGCCCAGCAGGTGGGTGGCAAGGGCGGCGGCAAGCCCGACATGGCCATGGCCGGCGGCACCGACGCCGCTGCGCTGCCGCAGGCCCTGGCCGGCGTGCAGGCCTGGGTGGCCGATCGCCTCTGA
- a CDS encoding metal-dependent hydrolase, which produces MSTATTKATAKHPIVPRLKLQFGLDGDIPKYWMGGDAFQSRFWDALSIIFPPGEKYFMNCVRDFRDQISDPKLLQEIKDFNLQEAQHSMVHRQDNDRLRKQGVDVDRLTAYVDNMLNRDYRSKYSKGYNLAVTSALEHFTSIIAHSLFDKRDIMKHADPRVRAMYNWHAIEEVEHKGVAYDVMEDYAKVGYFKRIWALVHATVMFPVTIHYVQHALLKQDGFTGWQRLKLSAKGLVWMFKPGGLLQPMAKAYWQYYKPGYHPWQETEQPGYDQWLAAFNASGDPVKASEQTRMALAL; this is translated from the coding sequence ATGAGCACCGCAACGACCAAAGCCACCGCCAAGCACCCGATCGTGCCGCGCCTGAAGCTGCAGTTCGGTCTGGATGGCGACATTCCGAAATACTGGATGGGCGGCGACGCCTTTCAATCACGCTTCTGGGACGCGCTTTCGATCATCTTCCCGCCCGGCGAGAAGTACTTCATGAACTGCGTGCGCGACTTCCGCGACCAGATCTCCGATCCCAAGCTGCTGCAGGAAATCAAGGATTTCAACTTGCAGGAAGCGCAACACAGCATGGTGCACCGGCAGGACAACGACCGCCTGCGCAAGCAGGGCGTGGACGTCGATCGCCTCACGGCCTATGTGGACAACATGCTGAACCGCGACTACCGGTCGAAGTACAGCAAGGGCTACAACCTGGCCGTCACCTCGGCGCTGGAGCACTTCACGTCCATCATTGCGCACAGCTTGTTCGACAAGCGCGACATCATGAAGCACGCCGATCCCCGGGTGCGCGCCATGTACAACTGGCACGCCATCGAAGAGGTGGAGCACAAGGGTGTGGCCTACGACGTGATGGAGGATTACGCCAAGGTCGGCTATTTCAAGCGCATCTGGGCGCTGGTGCATGCCACCGTGATGTTCCCGGTCACGATTCACTACGTCCAGCACGCCTTGCTGAAGCAGGACGGTTTCACGGGGTGGCAGCGTCTGAAGCTGTCGGCCAAAGGCCTGGTGTGGATGTTCAAGCCGGGCGGTTTGCTGCAGCCCATGGCCAAGGCCTACTGGCAGTACTACAAGCCGGGCTACCACCCCTGGCAGGAGACCGAGCAGCCTGGCTACGACCAGTGGCTCGCAGCCTTCAACGCCAGCGGCGACCCGGTCAAGGCCAGCGAGCAGACCCGCATGGCGCTCGCGCTCTGA
- a CDS encoding metal-dependent hydrolase → MTTKHPAMHPIVPRERLDFQLDHADIPKYWFGGDPFKTRLFDAMSIIFPPGEKFFMTCVRDFRDQISDRQLLDEIKGFNRQEAQHSMVHNQYNERLRQQGIDVDRLTKWLDDLLFTNYRGRFSRGYTLAITCALEHFTSIGAHTLFDQRDIMKEADPRVRAMYAWHAIEEVEHKGVAYDVMEDYAKVGYAKRIAAMLHTTVMFPLTIHYFCDQMLKMDGFSWWERRKMHAKGMWWLLKPSGLLAPLVRHYFPYYRVGFHPWQETEQPGYDQWLSAFSVNRDPVEASELMRAALVR, encoded by the coding sequence ATGACCACGAAGCACCCTGCCATGCACCCCATCGTGCCGCGCGAGCGCCTCGACTTCCAGCTCGACCACGCCGACATCCCCAAGTACTGGTTCGGCGGTGACCCGTTCAAGACGCGCCTGTTCGACGCCATGTCGATCATCTTCCCGCCCGGCGAGAAGTTCTTCATGACCTGCGTGCGCGACTTCCGCGACCAGATCTCGGACCGCCAGCTGCTCGACGAGATCAAGGGCTTCAACCGCCAGGAAGCTCAGCACAGCATGGTGCACAACCAGTACAACGAGCGGCTGCGCCAGCAGGGCATCGATGTCGACCGCCTCACCAAGTGGCTGGACGACCTGCTGTTCACCAACTACCGGGGACGCTTCAGCCGCGGCTACACGCTGGCGATCACCTGCGCGCTCGAGCATTTCACGTCCATTGGGGCGCACACGCTGTTCGACCAGCGCGACATCATGAAGGAGGCGGACCCGCGCGTGCGCGCCATGTACGCCTGGCACGCCATCGAGGAAGTCGAGCACAAGGGCGTGGCCTACGACGTGATGGAGGACTACGCCAAGGTCGGCTACGCCAAGCGCATTGCCGCCATGCTGCACACCACGGTGATGTTCCCGCTCACCATCCACTACTTCTGTGACCAGATGCTGAAGATGGACGGGTTCTCGTGGTGGGAGCGCCGGAAGATGCACGCCAAGGGCATGTGGTGGCTGCTCAAGCCGTCCGGCCTGCTGGCGCCCCTGGTGCGGCATTACTTCCCGTACTACCGTGTCGGCTTCCACCCTTGGCAGGAAACCGAGCAGCCGGGCTACGACCAATGGCTGTCGGCCTTCAGCGTCAACCGCGACCCCGTCGAGGCCAGCGAGCTGATGCGCGCTGCCCTGGTGCGCTGA
- a CDS encoding AraC family transcriptional regulator codes for MRIPLPPAMLEALGIRPIPLFMLSSWIKAAAKCGFNVQPLFKEAGITIDLIRLEEARVSPLQMVSVLEQCVAMSPDKYFPLVLGDTFAFESLPEFETLLTTSPTLRDALNAAKMARKVVLPWITIELEEQGDEARVVIGFDVPVPDIGRFGLPLHLVSHAIMACVRKFGRNLVGHEENFREVRFKIAEDATPHAAQMRAFFPEGMVRFGQKEDALVFDRHALDVQLEGAFPALHQQAQQLAEQRLGKETRRQGVAAEVEELIARDPTLLALGVEDMADRLNLHPRTLQRRLKDENDSYLGVQARMRHRLACEWLRRGEVSIDDISVRLGFSDRRAFTAAFKRWEGCTPSAWRERQV; via the coding sequence ATGCGTATTCCCCTTCCACCAGCCATGCTCGAGGCGCTGGGCATCCGGCCCATCCCGCTGTTCATGCTCTCGAGCTGGATCAAGGCCGCGGCCAAGTGCGGCTTCAACGTGCAGCCGCTCTTCAAGGAAGCGGGCATCACCATCGACCTGATCCGCCTCGAAGAGGCGCGGGTCTCGCCGCTGCAGATGGTGTCCGTGCTGGAGCAGTGCGTCGCGATGTCGCCGGACAAGTACTTTCCGCTGGTGCTGGGCGACACATTCGCCTTCGAATCGCTGCCCGAGTTCGAAACGCTGCTGACCACCAGCCCCACGCTGCGCGACGCGCTCAATGCCGCCAAGATGGCGCGCAAGGTGGTGCTGCCCTGGATCACCATCGAGCTGGAAGAGCAGGGCGACGAAGCCCGCGTTGTCATCGGCTTCGACGTGCCCGTGCCCGACATCGGCCGGTTCGGCTTGCCGCTGCACCTCGTGTCCCACGCGATCATGGCGTGCGTGCGCAAGTTCGGCCGCAACCTCGTGGGCCACGAAGAGAACTTTCGCGAGGTGCGTTTCAAGATCGCGGAGGATGCGACGCCGCATGCCGCCCAGATGCGCGCGTTCTTTCCGGAGGGCATGGTCCGCTTCGGGCAGAAGGAAGACGCCCTCGTGTTCGACCGGCACGCCCTGGACGTGCAGCTGGAAGGGGCGTTTCCGGCCCTGCATCAGCAGGCCCAGCAGCTTGCCGAGCAACGCCTGGGCAAGGAAACGCGCCGCCAGGGCGTGGCCGCCGAGGTGGAGGAGTTGATCGCACGCGATCCCACGCTGCTGGCGCTGGGCGTGGAAGACATGGCCGACCGCCTGAACCTTCACCCGCGCACCTTGCAACGGCGCCTCAAGGACGAGAACGACAGCTACCTGGGGGTCCAGGCGCGCATGCGGCATCGACTGGCGTGTGAATGGCTCAGGCGCGGCGAAGTGTCGATCGACGACATCAGCGTGCGCCTCGGCTTCTCGGATCGGCGGGCCTTCACGGCCGCGTTCAAGCGCTGGGAGGGATGCACACCGAGCGCTTGGCGCGAACGCCAGGTGTGA